In one Dermacentor variabilis isolate Ectoservices chromosome 4, ASM5094787v1, whole genome shotgun sequence genomic region, the following are encoded:
- the LOC142577731 gene encoding transmembrane protease serine 9-like: MKQSGLSSYFVFLVALWRLSGCVREPLFQQNCSCGLENSVESRILGGEEARPPHRFPWMVALVDEEEKLVGGGSLIGNRHILTAAHCCSERREQKLRVVLGGHRISSTPLPVAVVACVTHPGYRGVAYVHDIALLVLAEPVVFHDFVSPLCVETVDTPLKDRELFTVIGWGRVAEVSQTSDVLKLAKIPIMSLALCKERLGEDILDTNLCAGGNKEDTCQGDSGGPLMLRRADGRWLQVGVVSWGIGCGRPGYPGIYTRVSRYTQFIRNVTKGRLCSQADDTRSLELDNAIRPLRKPNLNSCGVAGRYGHGRIVGGSQVFAHKFPWLAAIMFQGNLSGSGAYIGNGYVLTAAGVIGNEALLHPERLQVLLGVHDLSRPQQHSVAHNVSRVLVHPGYRHPYYDAALLRLRGVAPADGGADHVRPICLPQTADRYMPGTKTLVAGWGRVHTYGPISSTPNEVYVNVVRSEECSRRYNGSSVQGLICAGAKGRDICDGDAGGPLMQFYAGRYYAAAIAGSGLAGGCAQEGVPAVFTRVGTLLKWIQKVTDLRTL, from the exons gCTGCGTTAGAGAACCGCTGTTTCAGCAGAACTGCA GCTGTGGCCTGGAAAATTCAGTGGAGTCGAGAATACTGGGCGGAGAAGAGGCCAGGCCCCCTCATCGGTTTCCTTGGATG GTGGCCCTGGTGGACGAAGAGGAGAAACTGGTGGGTGGAGGATCGCTAATCGGCAATCGACACATTCTCACGGCCGCGCACTGCTGCTCAGA gcGCCGGGAGCAGAAGCTCCGAGTTGTGCTGGGCGGCCACCGGATATCGTCGACGCCGCTGCCGGTGGCGGTCGTCGCGTGCGTGACTCACCCAGGCTACCGGGGCGTCGCGTACGTGCACGACATTGCCCTGCTCGTGCTGGCCGAGCCCGTGGTCTTCCACGACTTCGTCTCGCCCCTGTGCGTCGAGACGGTGGACACGCCGCTCAAGGACCGCGAGCTGTTCACCGTCATCGGGTGGGGACGCGTCGCCGAAG TGAGCCAGACGAGCGACGTGCTGAAACTGGCCAAGATCCCTATCATGAGCCTGGCGTTGTGCAAGGAGCGGCTGGGTGAAGACATCCTCGACACCAACCTCTGTGCGGGCGGAAACAAGGAGGACACCTGCCAA GGCGACAGCGGCGGTCCACTCATGCTCAGGAGAGCCGACGGTCGCTGGCTGCAAGTGGGCGTGGTCTCCTGGGGCATCGGTTGCGGTCGGCCGGGGTACCCGGGCATCTACACGCGCGTGTCCAG GTACACGCAGTTCATCCGGAACGTGACCAAGGGAAGGCTGTGCAGCCAGGCCGACGACACTCGCAGCCTGGAGCTGGACAACGCCATCAGACCGCTCAGGAAGCCGAACCTCAACT CTTGCGGGGTGGCTGGTCGCTACGGACACGGCCGCATCGTCGGCGGTTCTCAGGTCTTTGCCCACAAGTTTCCGTGGCTG GCTGCTATCATGTTTCAAGGCAACCTGTCCGGGTCCGGGGCCTACATCGGCAACGGCTACGTGCTGACGGCAGCAGGGGTGATCGGAAATGA GGCGCTGTTGCACCCTGAGCGCCTGCAGGTCCTTCTTGGCGTGCACGACCTGAGCCGGCCGCAGCAGCACAGCGTGGCGCACAACGTGAGTCGCGTGCTGGTGCACCCGGGCTACAGGCACCCGTACTACGACGCCGCGCTCCTGCGGCTCAGGGGCGTGGCGCCCGCCGACGGGGGTGCCGACCACGTGCGGCCCATCTGCCTGCCCCAGACCGCGGACCGGTACATGCCCGGCACCAAGACGCTCGTGGCCGGCTGGGGCCGCGTGCACACCT ACGGGCCAATCAGCTCAACTCCCAACGAAGTGTACGTGAACGTGGTGCGAAGCGAGGAGTGCAGCCGCCGCTACAACGGTAGCTCGGTGCAGGGGCTCATCTGCGCCGGCGCCAAGGGAAGGGACATCTGCGAT GGCGACGCCGGCGGCCCCCTGATGCAATTCTACGCGGGCCGCTACTACGCGGCTGCCATCGCCGGCTCCGGCCTCGCGGGAGGCTGCGCCCAGGAGGGAGTACCGGCAGTGTTCACCCGTGTCGGCACGCTGCTCAAGTGGATACAGAAGGTCACTGACCTGAGGACACTCTAG